The following are encoded together in the Bradyrhizobium genosp. L genome:
- a CDS encoding OpgC domain-containing protein: MDVKAVLPPRGRDYRLDLLRGFANWAIYLDHIPNNAVNWITQKNFGFSDAADLFVFISGYTASFVYARMMIERGTVIGATRLIKRSWQIYVAHVMLFVIYIAEIGYLAQRYHDPNLQNEFNVAGFMQNPAETLYQGLILAFKPVNMDVLPLYIALMVVYPLVLWAMLRKLNLTLAASFLLYLAARHFGWNLPAYPDGSWYFNPFCWQFLFVFGGWFALGGASESISFIRSRAFLWLGGAYLLFALVMTLAGRFPELAHAMPAWLYDAFNPNDKTNLAPYRVLHFVVLAFFVTRFLPKDWPGYERPIFQPIIKCGQQSLEVFCSGVFLAVVAHVVLVEVSGSLWMQIVVSAVGIVLMTVLAYYRSWSKKVDKAPAKLPPKPAPAA, translated from the coding sequence ATGGACGTCAAGGCTGTCCTGCCGCCGCGCGGGCGCGACTATCGACTGGATCTGCTGCGCGGGTTCGCCAATTGGGCTATCTATCTCGATCACATCCCGAACAACGCGGTGAACTGGATCACGCAGAAGAATTTCGGCTTCAGCGACGCTGCCGATCTGTTCGTCTTCATCTCCGGCTACACGGCGTCCTTTGTCTATGCGCGGATGATGATCGAGCGCGGCACCGTGATCGGCGCCACCCGGCTGATCAAGCGCTCCTGGCAGATCTATGTCGCGCACGTCATGCTGTTCGTGATCTACATCGCCGAGATCGGCTATCTCGCCCAGCGCTACCACGATCCCAATCTGCAGAACGAGTTCAACGTCGCCGGCTTCATGCAGAACCCGGCCGAGACGCTCTATCAAGGCCTGATCCTGGCGTTCAAGCCGGTCAACATGGACGTGCTGCCGCTCTACATCGCGCTGATGGTGGTCTATCCGCTGGTGCTGTGGGCGATGCTCCGCAAGCTCAATCTGACGCTGGCGGCGTCGTTCCTGCTGTACCTCGCCGCGCGGCATTTCGGCTGGAACCTGCCGGCCTATCCGGACGGCTCATGGTACTTCAATCCGTTCTGCTGGCAGTTCCTGTTCGTGTTCGGCGGCTGGTTCGCGCTCGGCGGCGCATCCGAATCGATCTCCTTCATCCGCTCGCGCGCCTTTCTCTGGCTCGGCGGGGCCTACCTCTTGTTCGCGCTGGTGATGACACTGGCCGGGCGCTTCCCCGAGCTCGCCCATGCGATGCCGGCCTGGCTCTATGATGCGTTCAATCCGAACGACAAGACCAATCTCGCGCCCTATCGCGTACTGCATTTCGTGGTGCTCGCCTTCTTCGTCACGCGCTTTCTGCCGAAGGACTGGCCTGGATACGAACGGCCGATCTTCCAGCCGATCATCAAATGCGGTCAGCAGTCGCTCGAGGTGTTCTGCTCGGGCGTCTTCCTCGCCGTGGTCGCGCATGTGGTGCTGGTCGAGGTCTCCGGCAGCCTGTGGATGCAGATCGTGGTCAGCGCGGTCGGCATCGTGCTGATGACCGTGCTGGCCTACTACCGCTCGTGGTCGAAGAAGGTCGACAAGGCGCCGGCGAAGCTCCCGCCGAAACCGGCGCCGGCGGCGTAG